The Solanum pennellii chromosome 11, SPENNV200 genome contains a region encoding:
- the LOC107003345 gene encoding NAC domain-containing protein 40-like, producing MEDEDLLGCNSEKKNGEIIEKTKISNSNGVEISVATASTMFPGFRFCPTDEELISYYLKKKVEGSDKCVEVISEVEIWKHEPWDLPGKSIVQSDNEWFFFSPRGRKYPNGSQSKRATESGYWKATGKERNVKSGTNIIGTKRTLVFHIGRAPKGQRTQWIMHEYCMTANPLYQDSMVVCRLRKNNEFHLNDTPGNQRNHLAVTNGTVDLSRAVQLNGLGLINGGECCSKEASSSFSSHSVEQIESGSESDKLNKELPQHHSSSHWKDCDEEDCFADIMKDDIIKLDDSSYKAKHNLLPTITRKLESSTKSPTSQEAQNPMSNRLPFQGTANRRLKLQTEKVPRGVERFELHEANKKNIHARGISRRFINITPVKRMKQWSIPLLLISLMLLIVLLCLFGVPQQVKWHYSS from the exons ATGGAAGATGAAGATTTGTTAGGTTGTAACAGTGAgaagaaaaatggagaaataatTGAGAAAACTAAAATTAGTAATAGTAATGGTGTAGAGATTTCAGTAGCTACAGCTTCAACTATGTTTCCTGGGTTTAGATTTTGTCCAACTGATGAAGAACTTATATCCTATTACTTGAAGAAGAAAGTTGAAGGCTCTGATAAATGTGTTGAAGTTATTTCTGAAGTTGAGATTTGGAAACATGAACCTTGGGATCTCCCAG GTAAATCCATTGTTCAGTCTGACAATGAATGGTTCTTCTTCTCTCCTCGTGGAAGGAAGTATCCAAATGGCTCACAGAGTAAAAGGGCAACCGAGTCTGGTTACTGGAAGGCCACAGGAAAAGAACGTAATGTGAAGTCTGGTACTAATATAATTGGCACAAAGAGAACCCTGGTGTTCCACATTGGTCGGGCACCTAAAGGACAGAGGACACAGTGGATAATGCATGAATATTGCATGACGGCTAACCCTCTTTATCAG GATTCAATGGTTGTTTGCCGCCTAAGGAAGAATAACGAGTTTCATTTGAACGACACTCCAGGAAATCAACGGAATCATCTGGCTGTAACTAATGGCACAGTTGATTTGTCTAGGGCAGTACAGTTGAATGGTTTGGGCTTGATAAATGGAGGGGAGTGCTGTTCAAAAGAGGCTAGTAGCAGTTTTAGTTCTCATTCAGTCGAGCAGATTGAATCTGGATCAGAATCCGATAAGCTGAATAAAGAGTTGCCTCAGCATCATTCTTCTAGTCACTGGAAG GATTGTGATGAAGAGGATTGCTTTGCTGATATAATGAAAGATGATATCATTAAGCTAGATGATTCTTCATACAAGGCAAAACACAATCTGTTGCCAACTATCACTAGGAAGCTTGAATCCTCTACAAAGTCACCGACGTCTCAGGAAGCCCAAAATCCGATGTCTAATAGGCTTCCTTTCCAGGGCACTGCAAATCGAAGACTAAAACTACAAACGGAAAAAGTACCCCGTGGAGTAGAGAGATTTGAACTGCATGAAGCCAATAAGAAGAATATCCATGCTCGGGGCATCAGTAGACGGTTTATAAACATAACTCCAGTTAAAAGGATGAAGCAATGGTCGATACCTCTACTTCTCATTTCCTTGATGTTACTGATCGTGCTTCTTTGTTTGTTCGGTGTTCCACAACAAGTAAAATGGCATTACTCCAGCTGA